The Chthoniobacterales bacterium DNA window CATGTGGGCGTCGACGGGGGATTCCTCCGGGTGAACGACAAGCTCAGCGAAATCACGGGCTATCCGCACGCCGAGCTGCTGCAGATTACGTTTCTCGAACTCACCCTTCCGGAAGACCGGGCCGAGAGCGACGACGCCCGCCGTGCCATGCTCGCCGGTACGCAAGCGGTCTACGTCGCCGAGAAACGGTACCGGCGCAAAGACGGTCGCATTGTGTGGGTCAACGTCGTCACGACGCCGCTGCGCGATTCGACCGGCGCGCCGAAATATTTCATCTCGGTCTTCTCCGATGTCACCGAGCGCAAGCTCCTCCAGGAACAATTCCTCCGGGCGCAGCGCATGGAGAGCATCGGGACACTCGCCGGCGGCATCGCGCACGACCTGAACAATCTCCTCACGCCGATTGTCATGGGGATCGGCCTGCTCCGACGGGAGAATTCCGACCCGGCGAACGAGCCGCTCTTCGACACGATGGAAAAAAGCGCCCAACGCGGCACCAATCTCGTGAAACAGGTTTTGTCCTTCGCCCGCGGCATCGAGGGCTCGCGGGTGACGATCCACCTCAGCCATCTCATCCGCGAGATCCAGGATTTCGTGCAGAGCACGTTCCCCAAAAATATCCGTTTCGCGGCGAGCGTGCCCAAGGATACCTGGCTGGTGCACGGCGATCCGACCCAGCTCAACCAGGTCCTCCTCAATCTCTGCGTCAACGCCCGCGACGCCATGCCCCAAGGCGGAAGCCTGCGTCTGACGGCGCGAAACTTAAACGTGGACGAACCGTACTCCACGATGCTCCGGACGGTGCCCGCGGGGCGCTATATCCTGCTCGAAGTCGCCGACACCGGCTGCGGAATTCCGGCCGGCGTGCGCGATCGGATCTTCGAGCCGTTTTTCACCACCAAGGAAATCGGCAAAGGCACCGGCCTCGGACTTTCCACAGCTCTCGGCATTGTCAAAAGCCATGGGGGTTTCATGCGAGTCTATAGCGAGCCTGGCAAAGGCACCACCTTCCGCATTTATCTGCCCGCGCACACCGAATTCTCCGGGGAACTCCCCAACTCCCGCGAAGATGAAATGCCGCGTGGCAACGGCGAGCTCATCCTCGTGGTGGACGACGAACCTTCCGTTCGCCAAATCTCCCAGATGACTCTCGAAGCCTTCGGCTACCGGGTCATCGTCGCGTCCGACGGAGCCGAGGCCATTGCGGTTTACGCCACTCGCAGCAACGAGGTCGCCGCCGTCATTACCGATGTGATGATGCCCGGAGTGGACGGCATCGCCGCGATTCAGGTTCTCCTAAGAATGAACCCGAACCTGCCGATCATCGCCGCCAGCGGACTCACCACCGACAGCCAGAGCGCGCGCGCCACGCAAGTCGGTGTAAAGTATTTCCTCCCCAAGCCCTGCACCGCCGGCAAGATGCTGCAGATGTTGCGCGACATCTTCACCACCTGAGGCGCAGAAAACTATCGAACTCGGATCGCCCGCGTCTTGTCGAGCTTCAGCACCTGATTCGACTGCAACTCGATCGGGGTTTTCAAATCCGCAATCTTCAGCCCCGCCAGTTGCACGCTGCCGCCTTCGATCAATCGCCGCGCATCGCTCTTCGACTTCGTAATCTGAAACCCCCGCTCGTAGGCCGCGACGACTAGATGGATAATGTCCGTTCCCACATCGGCCAGGTCGAGCACGGGCAGCGTATCGCTTTCCGCCAGCTTGCGCGCACTGAAGCGCGTCTGGAAATCGGCCACCGCGTGATCCGCATCCGCCGCCGAGTGGAAACGCTCCACCAACCGACGCGCCAGCGACTTCTTCGCCTCCATCGGATGCTGACTCGGATCGAGTTTTTCAAAGAAAAGCAACTCATACCAACGCGCCATCAACTCGTCGGAAATACTCATCACCTTGCCAAACATCGCCACCGGCTCATCGTTCACGCCGATGTAGTTATTCAGACTCTTGCTCATCTTCTGCACGCCATCGAGCCCTTCTAATATCGGCACCATCAGCGCCACTTGCTGCGGCTGGCCTTCCTCTTTTTGCAAATCGCGCCCGACCAGAATGTTAAACAACTGATCCGTCCCGCCGATCTCCACGTCGGCATGAATCATCACCGAATCCCACCCTTGCATGATCGGATATTGAATCTCGTGCGCCCGCACCGGCTGATCCTTCGCCATGCGTTCCTTAAAGTCCTCGCGCTGCAACATCTGCTGCAAAGTCACCCGGCTGTTCAGCTTGATCACCTCCTGAAACGACATCCCCTCAAACCATTCGCCATTAAAGACCGTCTTCGTCCGTGACCGATCCAAGATTTTGAATGCCTGCTCCGTGTAAGTCTTCGCATTCGCCATCACCGCATCGTGGGTCAGTTGCGGTCTCGTCGTCGAACGCCCGCTCGGATCGCCAATCATCGACGTAAAATCGCCAATGATCAGGATCGCCTCATGCCCGAGATCTTGAAACTGCCGCAGCTTCGAGAGGGAAACACTGTGACCCAGGTGAATATCCGGCGCCGTGGGATCGACCCCCAGCTTTACTCTGAGCGGACGCCCGAGTTGCAATTTTTTCAGCAATTCCTCCTCCGATAAAATCTTGGCGGAACCGACACGGAGCTGGGCGAGTTGTTCTTCGGGAGTAAGCATGGCGCCGACATTCTGCCCGCAGAACCCTGACGATTTCCACAGATTTTTTCATGACTCCGGACGGTGTGCTTCTTCGGTTCTAAGAAACGGTTTGCCTGCCGCGTTGTCACCACATGAAGCTCCTCATTTCCTCCTTTCTAGCCCTCGGCACTACCCTCTTTGCCGCCGACCCGATTCCCAATCCTCTCATCGATTACCCCGGCTTCCAGCGCATCGTCACCGAGTCCGCCGCCACCCGCGAGGCGCACCGGCTCACCGAGGCGCAATTCCTTCAGGCTATGGCCGAGCCCGGCGTCATCCTGCTCGATGCACGGAGTGCGTCCATGTTTGAGCTGCGGCACATTCGCGGCGCGATCAACCTCCCATTTACCGACTTCACCGCCGGGAGCCTTGCCAAAGTCATCCCGTCCCAGGCCAGCAAGATACTCATCTATTGCAACAACAACTTCCTCAACAGCCCGCGCGTCTTCGCCTCCAAAATGGCCACCGCCTCCCTCAATCTCTCCACCTACACCTCCCTCGCTTCCTACGGCTACACCAACGTCTTCGAACTCGGCCCGCTCCTGAAAACAGACACCACTTCCATTCCATTCTCAGGCACAGAAACGCTACCGCCTGCGGCCAAATAATGTAAGCCGCCGGGATTAGCCGTTCCCTTGCGACAGCAAAGCCAGGCAATCGCGCGGGTTCACAATGGGGAAGCCGTGAATTTCCTGGAGAACCATTGGCGAGTGAAAAGCCAGCGCCCTCATTCCTCCCACGATTAAAAAATACAATGGAATAAATCTGCACCACGTTTCTCAGATGGATGTAGCACAAATGCCGGACTTGTTTCGGCTGCCATCGGTTACCCGAAGGCTCCGGTTCCCCTCTGTCTGGAGAATTTATGCTGCGCATTAAAAACACAGTCAAAACAAACTCCAAATATGAAAAACAACCTACTGAAATACAGCTTCATCGCTGCCTGCATCGCACTCACGCCTGTCGCCAGCCTTCGCGCTGAGGACGCCATGAAACCCGACGGCACCAACCATGAGAAAAACGAAAAAATGCAAATGGACGGCTGCATGATGATGAATGGCAAAATGATGGAATGCAAAGGCGGCAAGCAGATGGAAATGACCAAGGACATGGAAATGTCGGACGGCACGAAAGTCATGAAAGACGGCAGCGTCATGATGAAGGGCGGCAAAACCATGAAGATGAAAGACGGCGACATGATCGGCATGGACGGCAAAATGATGCCTAGAACGCCAGCCGCCACGATGGCCCACTAAGTCAGACACGACCTAACTAAAAAAAGCCGGAGCGTCACTGCCCCGGCTTTTTTTTATTTTAGGAATGCGAAGGTCGCCATGGGCGAAGCGAATGATGTCGGCTGATGATGAGCGTCCCCCGTTTTACTTCACCAGCTTGTAGCCAAACTCGCGGACGGTTAACAGATGCACGGGCTGATGCGGATCGCACTCGACCTTCTGCCGCAGCGTGGTGATGAATCGGTCGATGCTCCGGCTCGTGACGCGGTTTTCGTAGCCCCAGACTTTGTTAAAAATCTCGTCGCGGCTGAAGGCGTGGTTCGGTTTCCTAGCTAGAAAATGGAGCAGCTCAAACTCCTTGGGCGAGAGTTTCACTTCCAATCCATTGCGAGTGAAACGTCGCGCCGTCATGTCGAGGACGCACGCGCCAAAGGCGATCTGCATTTCCGCCGGCTCGCGGTGACGACGCAGGATGGCTTCGGCCCGCGCGAGCAGTTCCTTGATGCTAAATGGCTTCGTGACGTATTCGTCCGCGCCGAGATTTAACCCGAGCACGACTTCCGATTCCTGCCCGC harbors:
- a CDS encoding DUF6799 domain-containing protein translates to MKNNLLKYSFIAACIALTPVASLRAEDAMKPDGTNHEKNEKMQMDGCMMMNGKMMECKGGKQMEMTKDMEMSDGTKVMKDGSVMMKGGKTMKMKDGDMIGMDGKMMPRTPAATMAH
- the tyrS gene encoding tyrosine--tRNA ligase, producing the protein MLTPEEQLAQLRVGSAKILSEEELLKKLQLGRPLRVKLGVDPTAPDIHLGHSVSLSKLRQFQDLGHEAILIIGDFTSMIGDPSGRSTTRPQLTHDAVMANAKTYTEQAFKILDRSRTKTVFNGEWFEGMSFQEVIKLNSRVTLQQMLQREDFKERMAKDQPVRAHEIQYPIMQGWDSVMIHADVEIGGTDQLFNILVGRDLQKEEGQPQQVALMVPILEGLDGVQKMSKSLNNYIGVNDEPVAMFGKVMSISDELMARWYELLFFEKLDPSQHPMEAKKSLARRLVERFHSAADADHAVADFQTRFSARKLAESDTLPVLDLADVGTDIIHLVVAAYERGFQITKSKSDARRLIEGGSVQLAGLKIADLKTPIELQSNQVLKLDKTRAIRVR
- a CDS encoding response regulator transcription factor; amino-acid sequence: METILLIEDDAVMLRGLRDNFAFLGHRVLTASDGERGLELATNSQPDLIVLDVMLPKINGYEICRLLRQQRIETPIIFLTARGQESEVVLGLNLGADEYVTKPFSIKELLARAEAILRRHREPAEMQIAFGACVLDMTARRFTRNGLEVKLSPKEFELLHFLARKPNHAFSRDEIFNKVWGYENRVTSRSIDRFITTLRQKVECDPHQPVHLLTVREFGYKLVK
- a CDS encoding ATP-binding protein, with the translated sequence HVGVDGGFLRVNDKLSEITGYPHAELLQITFLELTLPEDRAESDDARRAMLAGTQAVYVAEKRYRRKDGRIVWVNVVTTPLRDSTGAPKYFISVFSDVTERKLLQEQFLRAQRMESIGTLAGGIAHDLNNLLTPIVMGIGLLRRENSDPANEPLFDTMEKSAQRGTNLVKQVLSFARGIEGSRVTIHLSHLIREIQDFVQSTFPKNIRFAASVPKDTWLVHGDPTQLNQVLLNLCVNARDAMPQGGSLRLTARNLNVDEPYSTMLRTVPAGRYILLEVADTGCGIPAGVRDRIFEPFFTTKEIGKGTGLGLSTALGIVKSHGGFMRVYSEPGKGTTFRIYLPAHTEFSGELPNSREDEMPRGNGELILVVDDEPSVRQISQMTLEAFGYRVIVASDGAEAIAVYATRSNEVAAVITDVMMPGVDGIAAIQVLLRMNPNLPIIAASGLTTDSQSARATQVGVKYFLPKPCTAGKMLQMLRDIFTT
- a CDS encoding rhodanese-like domain-containing protein yields the protein MKLLISSFLALGTTLFAADPIPNPLIDYPGFQRIVTESAATREAHRLTEAQFLQAMAEPGVILLDARSASMFELRHIRGAINLPFTDFTAGSLAKVIPSQASKILIYCNNNFLNSPRVFASKMATASLNLSTYTSLASYGYTNVFELGPLLKTDTTSIPFSGTETLPPAAK